In a single window of the Cupriavidus sp. P-10 genome:
- a CDS encoding methyltransferase domain-containing protein — protein sequence MPKPAPVPAFSTRDAADPSFWDERFAQNFTPWDAGGVPEEFRQFIAGQAPCPTLVPGCGNGWEAAWLFEQGWPVTAIDFSAQAVASAKRALGPAGVVVQQADFFAFTPQPPCQLVYERAFLCALPPAMRADYAARVADLLPPGGLLAGYFYLGETRGGPPFAMPGAELDALLGPAFERLEDRPSAAPLPVFQGQERWQVWRRRPV from the coding sequence ATGCCCAAGCCCGCCCCCGTCCCTGCCTTCAGCACCCGCGACGCAGCCGACCCGTCGTTCTGGGACGAGCGTTTCGCGCAGAACTTCACACCCTGGGACGCGGGCGGCGTGCCCGAGGAATTCCGCCAGTTCATCGCCGGCCAGGCGCCGTGCCCGACGCTGGTGCCCGGCTGCGGCAACGGCTGGGAGGCGGCCTGGCTGTTCGAGCAGGGCTGGCCGGTGACGGCGATCGACTTTTCGGCGCAGGCGGTGGCCTCGGCCAAACGCGCGCTCGGCCCGGCGGGGGTGGTGGTGCAGCAGGCCGATTTCTTCGCCTTCACGCCCCAGCCGCCGTGCCAGCTGGTCTACGAGCGTGCCTTCCTGTGCGCGCTGCCGCCGGCGATGCGCGCCGACTATGCCGCCCGCGTGGCCGACCTGCTGCCGCCCGGCGGCCTGCTGGCCGGCTATTTCTACCTGGGCGAGACCCGTGGCGGACCGCCGTTTGCGATGCCCGGGGCCGAGCTGGATGCCTTGCTGGGGCCGGCCTTCGAGCGCCTGGAAGACCGCCCCTCGGCCGCCCCGTTGCCGGTGTTCCAGGGGCAGGAGCGCTGGCAGGTCTGGCGCCGGCGGCCCGTCTGA
- a CDS encoding DUF502 domain-containing protein, with translation MVAKKTSALKTWFLTGLLVLVPLGITLWVLSLIIGTMDQSLALLPEAWRPDRLMFGKRVTGLGAILTLLFILLVGLLAHNFIGQRLVRWWEALLGHIPVVGPIYTSVKQVSDTLLSSSGNAFRKALLVQYPREGSWTIAFLTGRPGGDVQNHLQGEYVSVYVPTTPNPTSGFFLMMPKADTIELDMTVDAALKYIVSMGVVAPTELPRKNGGAPTPPRPPASRASSEETVETTDP, from the coding sequence GTGGTCGCCAAGAAGACTTCCGCCCTCAAGACCTGGTTCCTGACCGGTCTGCTGGTGCTGGTGCCGCTGGGCATCACGCTGTGGGTACTCAGCCTGATCATCGGCACGATGGACCAGAGCCTGGCGCTGCTGCCCGAGGCCTGGCGCCCGGACCGGCTCATGTTCGGCAAGCGCGTCACCGGCCTGGGCGCCATCCTGACGCTGCTGTTCATCCTGCTGGTCGGCCTGCTGGCGCATAACTTCATCGGCCAGCGCCTGGTGCGCTGGTGGGAAGCGCTGCTGGGCCATATCCCGGTGGTCGGCCCGATCTACACCAGCGTCAAGCAGGTGTCGGACACGCTGCTGTCGTCGTCGGGCAATGCCTTCCGCAAGGCGCTGCTGGTGCAGTACCCGCGCGAGGGCTCGTGGACCATCGCCTTCCTGACCGGCCGCCCCGGCGGCGACGTGCAGAACCACCTGCAGGGCGAGTACGTCAGTGTCTATGTGCCGACCACGCCTAACCCGACCTCGGGCTTCTTCCTGATGATGCCCAAGGCCGACACCATCGAACTCGACATGACCGTCGACGCCGCGCTCAAGTACATCGTCTCGATGGGCGTGGTGGCACCGACCGAACTGCCACGCAAGAATGGCGGCGCACCCACGCCGCCGCGGCCGCCGGCCAGCCGCGCCAGCAGCGAGGAAACGGTCGAGACGACCGATCCTTAA
- the nudB gene encoding dihydroneopterin triphosphate diphosphatase — MPYKIPESVLVVIYTPDLQVLLLERADRPGFWQSVTGSLDTLDEPLAVTAAREVAEETGIIAGEHLLADWGHSIQYEIYPQWRHRYAEGVMRNTEHWFGLRVHGALPVTLAPREHLQYRWLPWEQAAAQCFSSSNAEAIRQLAWRSAGAAGQQALCGAQP; from the coding sequence ATGCCCTACAAGATTCCGGAATCCGTGCTGGTCGTGATCTACACGCCAGATCTTCAAGTCTTGCTGCTGGAACGCGCCGATCGTCCGGGATTCTGGCAGTCCGTGACCGGCAGCCTCGACACCCTGGACGAACCGCTGGCAGTGACCGCTGCGCGCGAAGTGGCAGAGGAAACCGGCATCATCGCCGGCGAACACCTGCTGGCCGACTGGGGCCATTCGATCCAGTACGAGATCTACCCGCAATGGCGGCACCGTTATGCCGAGGGTGTCATGCGCAATACCGAGCACTGGTTCGGCCTGCGCGTGCATGGAGCGCTGCCGGTGACGCTGGCGCCACGCGAGCACCTGCAATACAGGTGGCTGCCGTGGGAGCAGGCCGCCGCGCAGTGCTTCTCCAGCAGCAACGCCGAAGCCATCCGCCAGCTCGCATGGCGCTCGGCCGGTGCCGCCGGGCAGCAGGCGCTATGCGGGGCGCAGCCATGA
- the ubiB gene encoding ubiquinone biosynthesis regulatory protein kinase UbiB — protein sequence MTRLLRLGKIIFVILYYGLDELVLSGFSNRKIRFLVRVITIGRKLDMPRGERLRRALTALGPIFVKFGQVLSTRRDLMPPDIADELAKLQDQVPPFDSVVAVKIIERSLGRQISALFETFEHQPVASASIAQVHFATLKGGPNHGREVAVKVLRPGMLPVIDSDLALMRDMATWLERFWADGKRLKPREVVAEFDKYLHDELDLMIEAANASQLRRNFADTNLLLVPEVFWDWCSSSVFVMERMHGIPISRTESLKAAGVDMHQLAEEGVEIFFTQVFRDGFFHADMHPGNILVSVQPESFGRYIALDFGIVGALSEFDKNYLAQNFIAFFRRDYHRVALLHVESGWVPPETRVEELESAVRACCEPYFDKPLKEISLGMVLMRLFQTSRRFNVEIQPQLVLLQKTLLNIEGLGRQLDPDLDLWKTAKPFLERWMYEQVGWKGAWERVKVEAPQWAKMLPDFPRLAHQFLERRALAGNGENDKLLAQLVAEQRRTNRLLGTALLLVGGFVAGIVLTHVLAWGGYW from the coding sequence ATGACCCGCCTCCTGCGCCTTGGCAAGATCATCTTCGTCATCCTTTATTACGGCCTGGACGAGCTGGTGCTCTCCGGCTTCAGCAACCGCAAGATCCGTTTCCTGGTGCGCGTCATCACCATCGGGCGCAAGCTCGACATGCCGCGCGGCGAGCGCCTGCGGCGGGCGCTGACGGCGCTGGGGCCGATCTTCGTCAAGTTCGGCCAGGTCCTGTCGACGCGGCGCGACCTGATGCCGCCCGACATCGCCGATGAGCTGGCCAAGCTGCAGGACCAGGTGCCGCCGTTCGACTCGGTGGTGGCGGTGAAGATCATCGAGCGCTCGCTGGGCCGCCAGATTTCGGCGCTGTTCGAGACCTTCGAGCACCAGCCGGTCGCCAGCGCGTCGATCGCACAGGTCCACTTCGCCACGCTCAAGGGCGGCCCCAACCATGGCCGCGAGGTCGCGGTGAAGGTGCTGCGCCCGGGCATGCTGCCGGTGATCGACAGCGACCTGGCACTGATGCGCGACATGGCCACCTGGCTGGAGCGCTTCTGGGCCGACGGCAAGCGCCTGAAGCCGCGCGAGGTGGTCGCCGAGTTCGACAAATACCTGCACGACGAACTCGACCTGATGATCGAGGCGGCCAATGCCAGCCAGCTGCGCCGCAACTTTGCCGATACCAACCTGCTGCTCGTGCCCGAAGTGTTCTGGGACTGGTGCAGCAGCTCGGTGTTCGTGATGGAGCGCATGCACGGCATCCCGATCTCGCGCACCGAATCGCTCAAGGCGGCCGGCGTCGACATGCACCAGCTGGCCGAGGAGGGCGTCGAGATCTTCTTCACCCAGGTATTCCGCGACGGCTTCTTCCATGCCGACATGCACCCGGGCAACATCCTGGTGTCGGTGCAGCCGGAGTCCTTCGGCCGCTATATCGCGCTGGACTTCGGCATCGTCGGCGCGCTGTCGGAGTTCGACAAGAATTACCTGGCGCAGAACTTCATCGCCTTCTTCCGCCGCGATTACCACCGCGTGGCGCTGCTGCACGTGGAATCCGGCTGGGTGCCGCCCGAAACCCGCGTGGAAGAGCTGGAAAGCGCGGTGCGCGCCTGCTGCGAGCCGTATTTCGACAAGCCGCTCAAGGAAATCTCGCTGGGCATGGTGCTGATGCGCCTGTTCCAGACCTCGCGCCGCTTCAATGTCGAGATCCAGCCGCAACTGGTGCTGCTGCAGAAGACGCTGCTCAATATCGAAGGGCTGGGCCGCCAGCTCGACCCTGACCTGGACCTGTGGAAGACCGCCAAGCCGTTCCTGGAGCGCTGGATGTACGAGCAGGTGGGCTGGAAGGGCGCCTGGGAGCGGGTCAAGGTGGAGGCGCCGCAGTGGGCCAAGATGCTGCCTGACTTCCCGCGCCTGGCGCACCAGTTCCTGGAGCGCCGCGCGCTGGCCGGCAACGGCGAGAACGACAAGCTGCTGGCGCAACTGGTGGCCGAGCAGCGCCGCACCAACCGGCTGCTGGGCACGGCGTTGTTGCTGGTGGGCGGCTTTGTCGCCGGCATCGTGCTGACGCACGTGCTGGCCTGGGGCGGCTACTGGTAG
- the clsB gene encoding cardiolipin synthase ClsB translates to MSRISHSERPTTAAGTAEYIADGQRHRMLRWTWRRGKPTGGNTVRLLHGGQDFFPALIAAIDQAVFQVVLETYIYADDDIGRAVSDALIRAAARGVSVRVTVDGFGAGDMPAAMAERLSGGGVQLRVYRKLRGFRLARRHLRRLHRKLAVIDGQVAFVGGINIIDDLNHGPFEGANLGPRYDFAVQVSGPLVDRIALTAERLWWRLALRDTHGGGRAAAVADYPLLTDLPPRAEPTGGVRAALLLRDNLRNRRTIEREYLRALGAARQEVILANAYFLPGHKMRRALLACRARGVRVRLLLQGMVEYRLQHYATHALYASLLEAGVEIYEYAESFLHAKVGVVDEAWATVGSSNMDPFSLLLAREANVAVYDAAFAAELRTALERAIAHRSVRVMPEAHARRSPLHRVANWTAYMLLRLGVIIAGVTGRY, encoded by the coding sequence ATGTCACGGATATCCCACTCCGAGCGGCCGACAACCGCCGCTGGCACTGCCGAATACATCGCCGACGGGCAACGCCATCGCATGCTGCGCTGGACCTGGCGCCGCGGCAAGCCGACCGGCGGCAACACCGTGCGCCTGCTGCACGGCGGACAAGACTTCTTTCCCGCGCTGATCGCCGCGATCGACCAGGCCGTGTTCCAGGTGGTCCTGGAAACCTACATCTATGCCGACGACGACATCGGCCGCGCCGTCAGCGACGCGCTGATCCGCGCCGCCGCGCGCGGCGTCTCGGTGCGCGTCACCGTCGACGGCTTCGGCGCCGGCGACATGCCCGCCGCGATGGCCGAGCGCCTGAGCGGGGGCGGCGTGCAGTTACGCGTGTACCGCAAGCTGCGCGGCTTCCGGCTGGCCCGTCGCCACCTGCGCCGGCTGCACCGCAAGCTGGCGGTGATCGACGGGCAGGTGGCCTTCGTCGGCGGCATCAACATCATCGACGACCTCAACCACGGCCCGTTCGAGGGTGCGAACCTGGGGCCGCGCTACGACTTCGCGGTGCAGGTCAGCGGCCCGCTGGTGGACCGCATCGCGCTGACCGCCGAAAGGCTCTGGTGGCGGCTGGCGCTGCGCGACACGCACGGCGGCGGCCGCGCCGCAGCGGTGGCGGACTATCCGCTGCTGACCGACCTGCCGCCGCGCGCCGAGCCCACCGGCGGCGTGCGCGCGGCGCTGCTGCTGCGCGACAACCTGCGCAACCGCCGCACCATCGAGCGCGAATACCTGCGCGCGCTGGGCGCCGCGCGCCAGGAGGTGATCCTGGCCAACGCCTACTTCCTGCCGGGCCACAAGATGCGCCGCGCGCTGCTGGCCTGCCGCGCGCGCGGCGTGCGCGTGCGGCTGCTGCTGCAGGGCATGGTCGAATACCGGCTGCAGCACTACGCCACGCACGCGCTCTATGCCTCCTTGCTGGAGGCCGGCGTCGAAATCTACGAGTACGCGGAGAGCTTCCTGCACGCCAAGGTCGGCGTGGTCGACGAAGCCTGGGCAACGGTGGGTTCGAGCAATATGGACCCGTTCAGCCTGCTGCTGGCGCGAGAAGCCAACGTGGCCGTTTATGATGCTGCCTTCGCCGCGGAACTGCGCACGGCGCTGGAACGCGCCATTGCGCACCGCAGCGTGCGGGTCATGCCTGAAGCCCATGCAAGGCGCTCGCCGCTGCACCGGGTGGCGAACTGGACCGCGTACATGCTGCTTCGGCTCGGCGTGATCATCGCCGGCGTCACGGGGCGCTACTGA
- a CDS encoding TetR/AcrR family transcriptional regulator, whose protein sequence is MRKGEMTRVAILDAALELSSRDGLEGLTIGLLAERMQMSKSGVFAHFGSREDLQVEVVREYHRRFEQEVFYPSLQEPRGLPRLWSMVRRWMEKRIQEVTTGCIYISGAVEYDDRTGSLVRDELVKSVTIWRAALNRAIDQAKEEGHLRADCDPRLMLFEMYSLELGLHHDARFLRLPDSAELAMVALNKLIQSYRT, encoded by the coding sequence ATGCGCAAGGGTGAGATGACTCGCGTGGCGATTCTGGATGCCGCACTGGAACTGTCGTCCCGCGACGGGCTTGAAGGTCTGACCATCGGCCTGCTCGCGGAACGCATGCAGATGAGCAAGAGCGGCGTCTTCGCGCATTTCGGTTCGCGCGAAGACCTGCAGGTGGAGGTGGTGCGGGAGTATCACCGCCGGTTCGAGCAGGAGGTCTTCTATCCCTCCCTGCAGGAGCCGCGCGGACTGCCCCGGCTGTGGTCGATGGTGCGGCGCTGGATGGAGAAGCGCATCCAGGAAGTGACGACTGGATGCATCTACATCAGCGGCGCCGTGGAGTACGACGACCGCACTGGCAGCCTGGTGCGTGACGAGCTGGTCAAGAGCGTCACCATCTGGCGGGCAGCGCTGAATCGCGCCATCGACCAGGCCAAGGAAGAGGGGCATTTGCGCGCGGATTGCGATCCGCGCCTGATGTTGTTCGAGATGTATAGCCTTGAACTAGGCTTGCATCATGACGCCCGTTTCCTGCGCCTGCCTGACAGTGCCGAGCTTGCCATGGTCGCGCTCAACAAACTGATTCAGTCTTACCGTACCTGA
- the aspS gene encoding aspartate--tRNA ligase → MSSMRTHYCGLVTEQFSGQEVALTGWVQRRRDHGGVIFIDLRDREGLVQVVCDPDRPEMFKAAEEIRNEFCIRVTGKVRPRPAGTENANLTSGKIEVLCHELTVLNPSVTPPFQLDDDNLSETTRLTHRVLDLRRPQMQYNLRLRYKVAMEVRKFLDAQGFIDIETPMLGKSTPEGARDYLVPSRVNPGHFFALPQSPQIFKQMLMVSGFDRYYQITKCFRDEDLRADRQPEFTQIDCETSFLTEQEIRDLFEDMMRTVFKNAIDVDLDSKFPVMEFREAMARFGSDKPDLRVKLEFTELTEVMKDVDFKVFSGPANSDNGRVVGLRVPGGSAISRGEIDAYTQFVGIYGAKGLAWVKVNEVAKGRDGLQSPIVKNLHDAAIAEILKRTGAQDGDIIFFGADKAKVVNDSIGALRLKIGHSDFGKANGLFEDTWKPLWVVDFPMFEYDEEDARWVAMHHPFTSPKDEHMEYLETDPGKCLAKAYDMVLNGWEMGGGSVRIFRSEIQSKVFRALNINDDEARAKFGYLLDALQYGAPPHGGLAFGLDRIVTMMAGADSIRDVIAFPKTQRAQDLLTQAPSSVDEKQLRELHIRLRAAEPKPNA, encoded by the coding sequence ATGTCCTCCATGCGTACTCACTACTGCGGTCTGGTGACCGAACAATTCTCGGGCCAGGAAGTGGCCCTGACCGGCTGGGTCCAGCGCCGCCGCGACCATGGCGGCGTGATCTTCATCGACCTGCGCGACCGCGAAGGCCTGGTGCAGGTGGTGTGCGACCCGGACCGCCCCGAGATGTTCAAGGCCGCGGAAGAGATCCGCAATGAGTTCTGCATCCGCGTGACCGGCAAGGTGCGCCCGCGCCCGGCCGGCACCGAGAACGCCAACCTGACCTCGGGCAAGATCGAAGTGCTGTGCCACGAGCTGACCGTGCTGAACCCGTCGGTCACGCCTCCGTTCCAGCTCGACGACGACAACCTGTCGGAAACCACCCGCCTGACGCACCGCGTGCTCGACCTGCGCCGCCCGCAGATGCAGTACAACCTGCGCCTGCGCTACAAGGTGGCGATGGAAGTGCGCAAGTTCCTGGACGCCCAGGGCTTCATCGACATCGAGACCCCGATGCTGGGCAAGAGCACGCCCGAAGGCGCGCGCGACTACCTGGTGCCGTCGCGGGTGAACCCGGGCCACTTCTTCGCGCTGCCGCAGTCGCCGCAGATCTTCAAGCAGATGCTGATGGTCTCGGGCTTCGACCGCTACTACCAGATCACCAAGTGCTTCCGCGACGAAGACCTGCGCGCCGATCGCCAGCCCGAGTTCACGCAGATCGACTGCGAGACCTCGTTCCTGACCGAGCAGGAGATCCGCGACCTGTTCGAAGACATGATGCGCACGGTGTTCAAGAACGCCATCGATGTCGACCTGGACAGCAAGTTCCCGGTGATGGAATTCCGCGAAGCCATGGCCCGCTTCGGCTCGGACAAGCCTGACCTGCGCGTCAAGCTGGAATTCACCGAGCTGACGGAAGTGATGAAGGACGTCGACTTCAAGGTGTTCTCGGGTCCGGCCAACAGCGACAACGGCCGCGTGGTCGGCCTGCGCGTGCCGGGCGGCAGTGCCATCTCGCGTGGCGAGATCGACGCCTACACCCAGTTCGTCGGCATCTACGGCGCCAAGGGCCTGGCCTGGGTCAAAGTCAACGAAGTGGCCAAGGGCCGTGACGGCCTGCAGTCGCCGATCGTCAAGAACCTGCACGACGCCGCCATTGCCGAGATCCTGAAGCGCACCGGCGCCCAGGACGGCGACATCATCTTCTTCGGCGCCGACAAGGCCAAGGTGGTCAATGACTCGATCGGCGCCCTGCGCCTGAAGATCGGCCATTCCGACTTCGGCAAGGCCAACGGCCTGTTCGAGGACACCTGGAAGCCGCTGTGGGTGGTGGACTTCCCGATGTTCGAGTACGACGAGGAAGACGCCCGCTGGGTCGCCATGCACCACCCGTTCACCAGCCCCAAGGACGAGCACATGGAATACCTGGAGACCGACCCGGGCAAGTGCCTGGCGAAGGCCTACGACATGGTGCTGAACGGCTGGGAAATGGGCGGCGGCTCGGTCCGTATCTTCCGCTCGGAGATCCAGAGCAAGGTGTTCCGCGCGCTCAACATCAACGACGACGAAGCCCGTGCCAAGTTCGGCTACCTGCTGGACGCGCTGCAGTATGGCGCGCCCCCGCACGGCGGCCTGGCCTTCGGCCTGGACCGCATCGTCACGATGATGGCCGGCGCCGACTCGATTCGCGATGTGATCGCCTTCCCGAAGACCCAGCGCGCCCAGGACCTGCTGACCCAGGCCCCGAGCTCGGTCGACGAAAAGCAGCTGCGCGAGCTGCATATCCGCCTGCGCGCCGCCGAGCCGAAGCCGAACGCCTGA
- the mobB gene encoding molybdopterin-guanine dinucleotide biosynthesis protein B: MKVFGITGSSGSGKTTLLDQLIPRFVAAGLRVAGVKHTHHGFDPDTPGKDSWRMREAGCANVVLVGARHLTLMRHYPEAVPSPELDDALAVLPSDTDLVLVEGYKRSDFPKLEVFRPGLGRTPLWDEVPGVVAVASDNVAAAAAMTSLPVLDLNDADAVFAFIRDYSSR; this comes from the coding sequence GTGAAGGTATTCGGCATCACCGGCTCGTCCGGCAGCGGCAAGACCACGCTGCTCGACCAGCTGATCCCCCGTTTTGTCGCCGCCGGCCTGCGCGTGGCCGGCGTCAAGCACACCCACCACGGCTTCGATCCCGACACGCCGGGCAAGGATTCCTGGCGCATGCGCGAGGCCGGCTGCGCCAACGTCGTGCTGGTCGGCGCGCGCCACCTGACGTTGATGCGGCATTACCCCGAGGCAGTGCCGTCGCCCGAGCTGGACGATGCGCTGGCGGTGCTGCCGTCCGACACCGACCTGGTACTGGTTGAGGGCTACAAGCGCAGCGATTTCCCCAAGCTGGAGGTGTTCCGGCCCGGACTGGGTCGTACGCCGCTGTGGGATGAGGTGCCCGGCGTGGTCGCGGTGGCGAGCGACAACGTGGCTGCCGCCGCCGCGATGACGTCGTTGCCGGTGCTGGACCTGAACGACGCCGACGCCGTCTTCGCCTTTATCCGCGACTATTCAAGCCGCTGA
- a CDS encoding sodium:solute symporter family protein, with translation MLIWFVIIYWVISVGIGLWAALRVRNTTDFAVAGRSLPFHIVTATVFATWFGSETVLGIPAVFLKEGLSGVVSDPFGSSMCLILVGLFFARPLYRMNLLTIGDYYHNRYGRLAEVLTTLCIVVSYLGWVAAQIKALGLVFYTVSDGALSQEAGMMIGAASVLVYTLFGGMWSVAITDFIQMIIIVIGMMYIGYEVSGQAGGVAAVVSHAAAAGKFEFLPALDFVQIIGFAAALFTMMLGSIPQQDVFQRVTSSRTELIAGRASVLGGVLYFCFAFIPMFLAYSATLIDPGMVAKYIDTDSQLILPQLILQHAPMFAQVMFFGALLSAIKSCASATLLAPSVTFAENILRPYFRHLDDRQFLRVMQAVVLVFTTLVTLFALNSHLSIFHMVENAYKVTLVSSFVPLAFGMFWKHATRQGGLAAILLGLSSWLTCEVAFADAVVPPQMVGLLFSISGMVVGSLLPQWIADHAPVKEVHIA, from the coding sequence ATGCTGATCTGGTTCGTCATCATCTACTGGGTAATCTCGGTCGGCATCGGCCTGTGGGCGGCGCTGCGCGTACGCAACACCACCGATTTCGCCGTCGCCGGGCGCAGCCTGCCGTTCCATATCGTCACCGCCACCGTCTTTGCCACCTGGTTCGGCTCCGAGACCGTGCTGGGCATCCCGGCCGTGTTCCTCAAGGAAGGGCTGTCGGGGGTGGTATCCGACCCGTTCGGCTCGTCGATGTGCCTGATCCTGGTGGGCCTGTTCTTCGCCCGGCCGCTGTACCGGATGAACCTGCTGACCATCGGCGACTACTACCACAACCGCTACGGCCGGCTGGCCGAGGTGCTGACCACGCTGTGCATCGTGGTCTCGTACCTGGGCTGGGTGGCGGCGCAGATCAAGGCGCTGGGGCTGGTGTTCTATACCGTGTCGGACGGCGCGCTGTCGCAGGAGGCCGGCATGATGATCGGCGCGGCCAGCGTGCTGGTTTATACGCTGTTCGGCGGCATGTGGTCGGTGGCGATCACCGACTTCATCCAGATGATCATCATCGTTATCGGCATGATGTATATCGGCTACGAGGTCAGCGGCCAGGCCGGCGGCGTCGCGGCGGTGGTGTCGCACGCGGCCGCGGCGGGCAAGTTCGAGTTCCTGCCGGCGCTGGATTTCGTGCAGATCATCGGCTTCGCCGCGGCGCTGTTCACCATGATGCTGGGCTCGATCCCGCAGCAGGACGTGTTCCAGCGCGTGACCTCGTCACGCACCGAGCTGATCGCAGGCCGCGCCTCGGTGCTCGGCGGCGTGCTGTATTTCTGCTTCGCCTTTATCCCGATGTTCCTGGCGTATTCGGCCACGCTGATCGACCCGGGCATGGTGGCCAAGTACATCGACACCGATTCGCAGCTGATCCTGCCGCAGCTGATCCTGCAGCACGCCCCGATGTTCGCCCAGGTGATGTTCTTCGGTGCGCTGCTGTCGGCGATCAAGAGCTGCGCCTCGGCAACGCTGCTGGCGCCGTCGGTGACCTTTGCCGAGAACATCCTGCGCCCGTACTTCCGCCATCTCGACGACAGGCAGTTCCTGCGCGTGATGCAGGCCGTGGTGCTGGTGTTCACCACGCTGGTGACGCTGTTCGCGCTGAACTCGCACCTTTCGATCTTCCATATGGTTGAAAATGCCTATAAGGTCACACTGGTGTCGTCGTTCGTGCCGCTGGCCTTCGGCATGTTCTGGAAGCACGCCACGCGGCAGGGCGGCCTGGCCGCAATCCTGCTGGGCCTGTCCTCGTGGCTGACCTGCGAGGTCGCTTTCGCCGATGCGGTGGTGCCGCCGCAGATGGTCGGCCTGCTGTTCTCGATCAGCGGCATGGTGGTCGGCTCCTTGCTGCCGCAGTGGATCGCGGATCACGCGCCGGTCAAGGAAGTGCATATCGCCTGA
- a CDS encoding FmdB family zinc ribbon protein — protein sequence MPIYAYRCDACGHGRDVLQKMSDVPLTDCPSCGVAGSFKKQLTAAGFQLKGSGWYVTDFRGGSGGASAPAAGGAAAGAAAASAPAAAESSASPSASSSAPASTAAAAPAAGGCGSACACH from the coding sequence ATGCCGATCTATGCCTACCGTTGCGACGCCTGCGGCCACGGGCGCGATGTGCTGCAAAAAATGAGCGATGTCCCGCTGACGGACTGCCCGTCGTGCGGCGTCGCCGGTTCGTTCAAGAAGCAGCTGACCGCGGCCGGCTTCCAGCTCAAGGGCTCGGGCTGGTACGTGACCGACTTCCGCGGCGGCAGCGGCGGTGCCAGTGCACCGGCTGCGGGCGGCGCGGCTGCCGGCGCGGCTGCGGCCAGCGCCCCGGCGGCGGCCGAATCGTCGGCCAGTCCGTCGGCCAGTTCGTCGGCCCCGGCCAGCACGGCCGCCGCCGCGCCTGCCGCCGGCGGTTGCGGCAGCGCGTGCGCCTGCCACTGA
- a CDS encoding endonuclease/exonuclease/phosphatase family protein has protein sequence MKLRVVTYNIHKGVTGLSRRPRIQNVRAGLHAMDADIVFLQEVQDRNDRLVAAALFDPDHTQLNYLATDAYPHSVYGRNAVYDYGHHGNAILSRHPILMSENLDISDHRFEQRGLLHAVADIKGIETHLICVHFGLFARSRARQAEALVERVRNVVPEGVPLVIAGDFNDWNHRLDAQICNTLHAVEASHARGARLHTFPSHMPWWQLDRIYVRGFEIERAHALTGRDWAQRSDHVPLVAELGHPQGEAVEAVAEQREKAA, from the coding sequence ATGAAACTGCGCGTGGTCACCTACAACATCCACAAGGGGGTGACCGGCCTTTCGCGGCGCCCGCGTATCCAGAACGTGCGGGCTGGCCTGCATGCGATGGATGCGGATATCGTCTTCCTGCAGGAAGTGCAGGACCGCAACGATCGCCTGGTGGCGGCGGCGCTGTTCGATCCCGACCATACCCAGCTCAACTACCTGGCGACCGATGCGTACCCGCATTCGGTCTACGGGCGCAACGCGGTCTATGACTACGGCCATCACGGCAACGCGATCCTGTCGCGCCATCCGATCCTGATGTCCGAAAACCTCGACATTTCCGACCACCGTTTCGAGCAGCGCGGGTTGCTGCATGCGGTGGCGGACATCAAGGGCATCGAGACCCACCTGATCTGCGTGCATTTCGGCCTGTTCGCCCGCAGCCGCGCCCGCCAGGCCGAGGCGCTGGTCGAACGTGTGCGCAACGTGGTGCCCGAGGGTGTGCCGCTGGTGATCGCCGGCGACTTCAACGACTGGAACCACCGGCTGGATGCGCAGATCTGCAATACGCTGCATGCGGTCGAGGCGTCGCACGCGCGGGGCGCGCGGCTCCATACGTTCCCAAGCCATATGCCGTGGTGGCAGCTTGACCGGATCTACGTGCGCGGCTTCGAGATCGAGCGCGCTCACGCGCTGACCGGGCGGGATTGGGCGCAGCGGTCGGACCATGTGCCGCTGGTGGCGGAGCTGGGGCATCCGCAAGGTGAGGCGGTGGAAGCCGTCGCGGAGCAGCGGGAAAAGGCCGCCTGA